The following are from one region of the Apostichopus japonicus isolate 1M-3 chromosome 17, ASM3797524v1, whole genome shotgun sequence genome:
- the LOC139954973 gene encoding TAF5-like RNA polymerase II p300/CBP-associated factor-associated factor 65 kDa subunit 5L isoform X6, with protein MKRVNSEVIHATVLDYLKRRNYVQDQSTESFSKKHLKLTESLQEFAMRTVMQRETGARNLVSCDSCNASPGESTSQFANLATFVTGALPEYKSDIEQIISPVFVHLFLEMIYNGHKAEGAFRK; from the exons ATGAAGCGTGTTAACTCAGAAGTCATTCATGCAACTGTTCTAGACTATCTCAAAAGACGAAATTACGTG CAGGACCAATCCACCGAGTCTTTTAGCAAGAAACACCTGAAGCTGACGGAGAGTTTACAGGAGTTTGCAATGAGGACTGTGATGCAGAGAGAGACGGGAGCAAGGAACCTCGTCTCCTGCGACAGCTG CAATGCCAGCCCAGGCGAATCCACGAGTCAGTTTGCTAATTTGGCAACGTTTGTCACCGGAGCTCTCCCAGAGTACAAG AGCGACATAGAGCAGATCATCTCGCCGGTCTTTGTCCATCTTTTCCTGGAAATGATTTATAATGGCCACAAAGCAGAAG
- the LOC139954973 gene encoding TAF5-like RNA polymerase II p300/CBP-associated factor-associated factor 65 kDa subunit 5L isoform X7, whose protein sequence is MKRVNSEVIHATVLDYLKRRNYVQDQSTESFSKKHLKLTESLQEFAMRTVMQRETGARNLVSCDSCNASPGESTSQFANLATFVTGALPEYKSDIEQIISPVFVHLFLEMIYNGHKAEV, encoded by the exons ATGAAGCGTGTTAACTCAGAAGTCATTCATGCAACTGTTCTAGACTATCTCAAAAGACGAAATTACGTG CAGGACCAATCCACCGAGTCTTTTAGCAAGAAACACCTGAAGCTGACGGAGAGTTTACAGGAGTTTGCAATGAGGACTGTGATGCAGAGAGAGACGGGAGCAAGGAACCTCGTCTCCTGCGACAGCTG CAATGCCAGCCCAGGCGAATCCACGAGTCAGTTTGCTAATTTGGCAACGTTTGTCACCGGAGCTCTCCCAGAGTACAAG AGCGACATAGAGCAGATCATCTCGCCGGTCTTTGTCCATCTTTTCCTGGAAATGATTTATAATGGCCACAAAGCAGAAG
- the LOC139954973 gene encoding TAF5-like RNA polymerase II p300/CBP-associated factor-associated factor 65 kDa subunit 5L isoform X8, whose product MKRVNSEVIHATVLDYLKRRNYVQDQSTESFSKKHLKLTESLQEFAMRTVMQRETGARNLVSCDSCNASPGESTSQFANLATFVTGALPEYKSDIEQIISPVFVHLFLEMIYNGHKAEA is encoded by the exons ATGAAGCGTGTTAACTCAGAAGTCATTCATGCAACTGTTCTAGACTATCTCAAAAGACGAAATTACGTG CAGGACCAATCCACCGAGTCTTTTAGCAAGAAACACCTGAAGCTGACGGAGAGTTTACAGGAGTTTGCAATGAGGACTGTGATGCAGAGAGAGACGGGAGCAAGGAACCTCGTCTCCTGCGACAGCTG CAATGCCAGCCCAGGCGAATCCACGAGTCAGTTTGCTAATTTGGCAACGTTTGTCACCGGAGCTCTCCCAGAGTACAAG AGCGACATAGAGCAGATCATCTCGCCGGTCTTTGTCCATCTTTTCCTGGAAATGATTTATAATGGCCACAAAGCAGAAG
- the LOC139954973 gene encoding TAF5-like RNA polymerase II p300/CBP-associated factor-associated factor 65 kDa subunit 5L isoform X5: MKRVNSEVIHATVLDYLKRRNYVQDQSTESFSKKHLKLTESLQEFAMRTVMQRETGARNLVSCDSCNASPGESTSQFANLATFVTGALPEYKSDIEQIISPVFVHLFLEMIYNGHKAEECDQW; encoded by the exons ATGAAGCGTGTTAACTCAGAAGTCATTCATGCAACTGTTCTAGACTATCTCAAAAGACGAAATTACGTG CAGGACCAATCCACCGAGTCTTTTAGCAAGAAACACCTGAAGCTGACGGAGAGTTTACAGGAGTTTGCAATGAGGACTGTGATGCAGAGAGAGACGGGAGCAAGGAACCTCGTCTCCTGCGACAGCTG CAATGCCAGCCCAGGCGAATCCACGAGTCAGTTTGCTAATTTGGCAACGTTTGTCACCGGAGCTCTCCCAGAGTACAAG AGCGACATAGAGCAGATCATCTCGCCGGTCTTTGTCCATCTTTTCCTGGAAATGATTTATAATGGCCACAAAGCAGAAG
- the LOC139954956 gene encoding uncharacterized protein encodes MEQEATSLLNGDSAVSRENHGEPAEKSDQLSGPLLSLLLLLGVIEWSSPKDVPNNDEKERERVYLVGQSKVKRKLIFLVSLSVQLFMTISSALSAMFYFYCYFGKMDHFLRFVAFLCYWPSLISAQLICIVALLKRRFNRASREDEITWVTVFSESSCASQFPSLSPSRVLRLPKIGVFVCLFIPFPVFIVTARMAMFFNLNDDCRTWLQCAWTAFEYIYVCFFAAVCYFLYLKRVILEESCKKTADYIKKHAGEMDLCLNKVRRLFKDYIQLRRLLLPWLTFVLFNATFGITVVVTWNYHLIFPKGNQTTAMFTIETAEGKGDNPHSICPYSCDQISFLEDKHYVYIIYNMLVACRHLMTAVLSFFVVGGMDLKYIWDRFRIKIYYKFTAKNFPFWKSLKKFVDSLHPQTTVANLLSFFIPMVGFATALLSKNVDDF; translated from the exons ATGGAACAAGAAGCAACATCTTTGCTCAATGGTGATTCAGCCGTCTCGCGGGAAAACCATGGGGAGCCGGCGGAGAAAAGTGATCAGCTCTCTGGTCCCCTCTTGTCTCTGTTGTTGTTGCTAGGGGTTATCGAATGGTCCTCGCCGAAGGATGTTCCGAACAATGACGAAAAGGAACGAGAAAGAGTCTATTTAGTAG GTCAATCAAAAGTGAAGAGGAAGTTGATATTTTTGGTCTCGTTATCAGTCCAGCTGTTTATGACCATCTCCTCCGCATTATCGGCCATGTTTTACTTCTACTGTTACTTCGGTAAGATGGACCACTTCCTCCGTTTCGTCGCGTTTCTTTGTTATTGGCCGTCACTCATCTCTGCTCAATTGATTTGCATCGTCGCACTTCTCAAGAGACGCTTCAACCGAGCAAGCAGGGAGGACGAGATCACGTGGGTCACTGTCTTCTCCGAGTCCTCCTGCGCGAGCCAGTTCCCATCGTTATCACCCTCCAGGGTTCTGCGTCTCCCGAAGATCGGTGTATTCGTCTGCCTGTTTATACCCTTCCCGGTTTTCATCGTCACAGCAAGAATGGCGATGTTCTTCAATCTGAACGATGACTGCCGTACCTGGTTGCAATGCGCCTGGACCGCCTTCGAATACATCTACGTCTGCTTCTTCGCTGCGGTCTGTTATTTTCTCTACCTGAAACGTGTGATCTTGGAAGAATCGTGTAAGAAAACGGCAGATTATATCAAGAAACACGCTGGAGAAATGGACCTCTGTCTAAATAAAGTCCGCCGACTTTTCAAAGATTACATACAGTTACGTAGACTTCTTTTGCCTTGGTTAACTTTCGTGCTATTCAACGCGACGTTTGGGATTACTGTCGTGGTCACGTGGAACTACCACCTGATCTTTCCGAAGGGTAACCAAACCACCGCGATGTTCACTATAGAAACTGCAGAAGGCAAGGGGGATAATCCACACTCGATATGCCCATATTCATGCGATCAAATTTCTTTCCTAGAAGATAAGCATTACGTCTATATCATCTATAACATGCTGGTAGCTTGTAGGCATCTTATGACAGCAGTGCTATCTTTCTTTGTAGTTGGTGGCATGGATCTGAAATACATATGGGATCGTTTCAGAATCAAAATCTATTATAAGTTTACGGCTAAGAACTTCCCTTTTTGGAAGAGTCTCAAAAAATTTGTTGATTCCTTACATCCTCAAACGACCGTTGCTAATCTGCTTAGTTTTTTCATTCCCATGGTTGGGTTTGCAACTGCCCTACTCAGTAAGAATGTAGACGACTTTTGA
- the LOC139954953 gene encoding uncharacterized protein, whose product MNSGVNSSCERPDKSLSSVPDMDGGVNSSCERPDKSLSSVPDIDGGVKSSCERPDKSLSSVPDMDGGVNSSCEKPDKSLSSVSDMDGGVNASCERPDKSLSSVPDMDGEVNASCERPDKSLSSVSDMDGGVNASCERPDKSLSSVPDMVGGVNSSCERPDKSLSSVPDMVGGVKSSCERPDKSLSSVHDMDGGVNSSCEKPDKSLSSVSDMDGGVNASCERPDKSLSSVPDLDGGVNASCERPDKSLSSVPDMVGGVKSSCERPDKSLSSVSDKDGGVNSSCEKPDKSLSSVPDMDGGVNSSCEKPDKSLSSVSDMDGGVNASCERPDKSLSSVPDMVGGVNASCERPDKSLSSVPDMVGGVKSSCERPDKSLSSVSDKDGGVNSSCEKPDKSLSSVPDMDGGVYSSFEKPDKSLSSVPDIDGGVYSSCERPDKSLSLGPCVEEALDLSCKKPGKNLSPVQVMEGTINSSRKRPNISLSSLQDKVDAIFLSCDQSLLPVHLMKSAANSCDKPDKHLLSGPNVEDAIDLSCKKPDKSLSPVQGMKDVLSALREKPEKDLSSGQDMDCAIKSCDEADRSLSSGSDMEVTEHSITPSCERQESLSSGSDIEDATNSSHANPYNNSTGADMEYECSETESVGGVGPTVAETWQSDVDSSEESSDDSGDESFVPDSEDSDSDHSEVIPMITMAMRKSSVNKSVAGCSKDSEELTGAKVVKLSIAQESKVYVMKTNKTSTSRSYDKPAYCYVCSHPHKKLIIHMTQHSDESFVAQWLAAKGTEKDKLWKKNTELRKPFTQLQSFEGR is encoded by the coding sequence ATGAATAGTGGAGTCAATTCATCATGTGAAAGACCTGACAAGAGTCTATCATCAGTCCCAGACATGGATGGTGGAGTCAATTCATCATGTGAAAGACCTGACAAGAGTCTATCATCAGTCCCAGACATAGATGGTGGAGTCAAATCATCATGTGAAAGACCTGACAAGAGTCTATCATCAGTCCCAGACATGGATGGTGGAGTCAATTCATCATGCGAAAAACCTGACAAGAGTCTATCATCAGTTTCAGACATGGATGGTGGAGTCAATGCATCATGTGAAAGACCTGACAAGAGTCTATCATCAGTCCCAGACATGGATGGTGAAGTCAACGCATCATGTGAAAGACCTGACAAGAGTCTATCATCAGTTTCAGACATGGATGGTGGAGTCAATGCATCATGTGAAAGACCTGACAAGAGTCTATCATCAGTCCCAGACATGGTTGGTGGAGTCAATTCATCATGTGAAAGACCTGACAAGAGTCTATCATCAGTCCCAGACATGGTTGGTGGAGTCAAATCATCATGCGAAAGACCTGACAAGAGTCTATCATCAGTCCATGACATGGATGGTGGAGTCAATTCATCATGCGAAAAACCTGACAAGAGTCTATCATCAGTTTCAGACATGGATGGTGGAGTCAATGCATCATGTGAAAGACCTGACAAGAGTCTATCATCAGTCCCAGACCTGGATGGTGGAGTCAATGCATCATGTGAAAGACCTGACAAGAGTCTATCGTCAGTCCCAGACATGGTTGGTGGAGTCAAATCATCATGCGAAAGACCTGACAAGAGTCTATCATCAGTTTCAGACAAGGATGGTGGAGTCAATTCATCATGCGAAAAACCTGACAAGAGTCTATCATCAGTCCCAGACATGGATGGTGGAGTCAATTCATCATGCGAAAAACCTGACAAGAGTCTATCATCAGTTTCAGACATGGATGGTGGAGTCAATGCATCATGTGAAAGACCTGACAAGAGTCTATCATCAGTCCCAGACATGGTTGGTGGAGTCAATGCATCATGTGAAAGACCTGACAAGAGTCTATCATCAGTCCCAGACATGGTTGGTGGAGTCAAATCATCATGCGAAAGACCTGACAAGAGTCTATCATCAGTTTCAGACAAGGATGGTGGAGTCAATTCATCATGCGAAAAACCTGACAAGAGTCTATCATCAGTTCCAGACATGGATGGTGGAGtctattcatcatttgaaaagcCTGACAAGAGTCTATCATCAGTTCCAGACATAGATGGTGGAGTCTATTCATCATGTGAAAGACCTGACAAGAGTCTATCATTAGGTCCATGTGTTGAGGAGGCTCTTGATTTGTCATGTAAGAAACCTGGCAAGAACCTATCACCAGTTCAAGTCATGGAAGGTACTATCAATTCATCAAGGAAAAGACCCAACATAAGCCTATCATCACTTCAAGACAAGGTGGATGCTATTTTTTTATCATGTGACCAGAGTCTTTTGCCAGTTCATCTCATGAAGTCTGCTGCCAACTCATGTGATAAACCAGACAAGCACCTTTTATCAGGTCCAAATGTTGAGGATGCTATCGATTTGTCGTGTAAGAAACCTGACAAGAGCCTATCACCAGTTCAAGGCATGAAGGATGTTCTCAGTGCGCTACGTGAAAAACCTGAAAAGGACCTATCATCAGGTCAAGACATGGATTGTGCTATCAAATCATGTGATGAAGCTGATAGAAGCCTTTCATCAGGTTCAGATATGGAGGTTACTGAGCATTCTATCACACCATCTTGTGAAAGACAAGAGAGCCTGTCATCAGGTTCAGATATAGAGGATGCTACCAATTCATCACATGCAAACCCTTATAATAACTCAACAGGTGCAGACATGGAGTATGAATGTAGTGAAACGGAATCAGTTGGTGGCGTAGGCCCGACTGTTGCTGAAACATGGCAATCAGATGTGGATTCTTCAGAGGAAAGTAGTGACGACAGTGGTGATGAGTCATTTGTGCCCGATTCAGAAGATAGTGATTCAGATCATTCAGAAGTTATTCCAATGATAACAATGGCTATGAGAAAAAGTTCTGTTAATAAAAGTGTAGCTGGTTGCTCTAAGGATAGTGAAGAATTAACAGGGGCTAAAGTAGTAAAACTATCTATTGCACAAGAAAGTAAAGTTTACGTCATGAAAACAAACAAGACAAGCACTTCAAGAAGCTATGATAAGCCAGCATACTGCTATGTGTGCTCTCATCCTCACAAAAAATTGATAATACATATGACACAACATAGTGATGAATCTTTTGTCGCTCAGTGGTTAGCTGCCAAAGGAACCGAGAAGGACAAACTCTGGAAAAAAAATACGGAACTTAGGAAACCATTTACACAACTACAGAGTTTTGAAGGAAGGTGA
- the LOC139984452 gene encoding uncharacterized protein, with amino-acid sequence MNDLSAATSPEEVQNAWKKLSNVVLTQLMLFNRKRQGEISKLSVADYSNIKKGSSHVLDAQALSKFEQDLVKVMWRVEIVGKRGRTVPVLITEEMKKVLDELVKLRSDVGVSSSNQFVFAVFEGSNHHIRGCDSLRTLSSLSGAQRPDLLRSTQLRKHIAVMSQVMALKENELDVLANFLGHDVRIHREFYRLPDPAIQVAKVSKLLVALEGNSGDPGTLLQGRNLDELELNQDEDNLDLISFIIYSFIFYSIQSFIQSNLLFNPIEMQENQIDESEEESEETEEQSDLLQAKQTETGTKHPLVSDESMTIRKKFKESPLTKTANKFKTAVPSRPKKVPWSEEEQAAVKRHLGNFIAMQKLPGKEAIQATLKKERCLQKRNWRNVKDFVRNSITSRARKSGRGLLH; translated from the exons ATGAACGACTTATCTGCAGCAACATCTCCAGAAGAGGTTCAGAATGCTTGGAAGAAGTTGTCAAATGTTGTACTTACACAACTGATGCTTTTCAACCGGAAACGGCAAGGAGAGATATCCAAACTTTCAGTGGCAGACTATTCCAACATCAAGAAAGGGTCATCTCATGTCCTTGATGCACAAGCATTGAGCAAGTTTGAACAAGATCTTGTGAAAGTGATGTGGCGAGTCGAAATAGTGGGGAAACGGGGAAGGACTGTTCCAGTGCTTATCACAGAAGAGATGAAAAAAGTCTTGGATGAACTTGTGAAGTTGAGGAGTGATGTGGGAGTCAGTAGCAGCAACCAATTCGTATTTGCTGTTTTTGAGGGATCAAATCATCATATTCGTGGCTGTGATTCACTGCGTACCTTATCTTCTTTAAGTGGTGCACAGCGACCAGACCTGCTTCGTTCCACACAGTTAAGAAAACACATTGCTGTCATGTCTCAGGTTATGGCCTTGAAGGAGAATGAATTAGATGTTTTAGCAAACTTTCTTGGCCACGATGTAAGAATTCATCGTGAGTTTTACCGCCTCCCAGATCCTGCAATTCAAGTAGCAAAGGTCTCCAAACTTCTTGTTGCACTAGAAGGTAACTCTGGGGATCCTGGAACATTACTGCAAGGAAGGAATCTGGACGAATTGGAATTAAACCAAGATGAAGATAATCTTGATT TAATATCTTTTATCATTtattcttttatcttttattcaATCCAATCTTTTATTCAATCCAATCTTTTATTCAATCCAATAGAAATGCAAGAGAACCAGATTGATGAATCTGAAGAAGAGTCAGAAGAAACAGAAGAACAAAGTGACCTTTTGCAAGCCAAGCAAACAGAAACAG GGACCAAACATCCACTTGTCAGTGATGAAAGTATGACTATAAGGAAGAAATTCAAGGAGTCACCCCTCACCAAAACAgccaataaattcaaaacagcAGTGCCCTCTAGACCCAAAAAAGTACCTTGGTCAGAAGAAGAACAGGCTGCAGTTAAGCGTCACCTGGGTAACTTCATAGCTATGCAAAAGCTGCCAGGAAAGGAAGCTATTCAGGCGACCTTGAAGAAAGAGAGGTGTCTTCAGAAAAGAAATTGGAGAAACGTAAAGGACTTTGTACGAAACAGCATAACTTCAAGAGCTAGAAAGTCAGGAAGAGGTCTCTTGCACTGA